The window aaattttTTTGGAGGGGAGAGGTATGAGATCAACAACTAGATTTGGCCAAGTACATGAATTAACTATGgtatttgttattgtcattgttTGTGTTTACACATTTTTATTCCATTGTGTTTAGAGATGTTTCACCATTGAAGTTTGAAGGTTACAGTTTTTGGTTTACTAATTTCTTGGGTAAGTCAATTTGTTTTGGCAAACATCAGGTATCaaaatgtttatgtaaaaaacatgttgattaatttatttattttttggaaacATAGAACTAGGTAACGATTAAGTTaaaatttttgtatcaatcatatattacaaatattacaCTTGAGTAAGCAATTTAACAGTATAGtgttgaaaatcaatatgtgtCAGCATGTCAAGTTTagatattttcaatttacttcAGAGTGTATATCAAGAGTTTTACAAAGAAGAAAGCAGCAGCGATGGGGGCAGTCTCTATCAACTTAGAAACCTAATCAACAGGAGAAATGTATCTGGAGCAGAGCAGGTCACTAAAGATTTCAGGTAATAGATATGTTTGTATTATctttatgtttaaaaacataatttttccattttatgtTTGCTTAGATACTTTTATGTTGGCCAAACAagattatgtgcaatttgtccagctataagcaagatacaaagctcAAAGGATTTCCTTTATTACCTATTTAGGTCACACATGAACTTTGTGGTGGATGCAATGAGTGGATATGTGGTTGCAGCATTTATGAGCCTACACAGCATGAATGATATGGATGACAAACCTGGCAGCTTTCCATTATTCTCCCTCATGaatgaaaatcagaaaacaGACTGGTTATATGATCAAGCCGATTTAGTAATGGATGTACTAGGAGTTAAAGATACAGCATATATAGATGAGCTAAACGAAAACATCAAGCAGTTAGATATAGACTGTAATAAACTTTGTGAAATGAAGAGTGCAACTGGTTTTCAGTGTGCATTGTGTGACAAACACTATGTAACAGAGGGCCACTTCAGGAATCATCTTAAAAAGAAGCATCAATGGCAGTTCCATGAGAGTACTTTGACAAAAAGATCCGACAGTGttgtatcaagttttataagGATGGCTCTATTGCTAGTCGACAGTTGTGATGCCTACAGGATGGGAGACGGTGAACGTTGTCTTCGGAATGCTAAATTTGAATGGATGTATGCAGGTGCGCTTGGACATACTAAATATAAGTTGTGGCTGTGGAGATATATTGCCTACATTGTTGCGATACTCAGCCCAAAAGAAAGTTTCGAATATAAATGGAACATATGCCAGAATTTGATGGGAGGAGTGGACCAAAATATACCGAATGATAACTGTGTGGAACTACAGATCAAAAAGATAAAATCTCAGCTGAACACACAGGGTTCAAACAAGTCTTTCAATTCTGCCAAGGTAGTTACAATGTCCACACAAGTTATTgataatatgaaacaaaaacttatgCAAGTAAACAATACAGTGAGAGCTGGGAGGAAAAGACCACAGGTGGACAAATCTGTGGATATCGGTCGAATTGCAGAATGTGTACTCAAAAATGGACACGGTGTTGTAAAGGATTGGCCATCGTTCAGTAAATTTAAAGACCCAATATCCAAGCTTGATCCTAAATCCTTGCATCAGTGGATGGGCACGCAGAAGAAAATTGCTTCTAAATCGCTGCAGTGAAATGTTAACATTGGTCCTTTTTCACCTAGACTCTCTTGTATGTTTTGACTGAATATACATGTCCATATGTTATGTGTTACACACAATATCAATATTACAAAACTTATTGCATTGCAGTATCTTATTATCAATTATGTGATATGAATCAGAACTATTTCATTGATACACATATCTGACTGTATGAATATGTTGCAGTGATTTTCAAATTAACTTATAATTTATAAGGATTAAAATCTCTAATCCTTCGTAAAGTTGCAATGTTTACTTTGACCAATAAGTATGACCTTGTCCTTTATGCTAAAGAAAATAAaccaattaaattttatgttGTTGCTTTGAATGGGTTAATACATTTGCAATTCCTCTTGGGTAATTTCTATACCATGTACCAggtaatgaaatacatgtactagaaacTCTTCCAACAAAAGATATTTCAGTTGGAAAAAATCTGGTAATCcctcatttaattttgaaaaaaaaatgcatgcaagtgtattaaaatattttactacatgtacttttattagGACGAAAAGATATcgcacaaaaaaaaattaatttgaaatttcatcgCTCCCAGTTATTTTTTTCCATCTGGAATAGCCTTTAGCCTCTTGAGtaattttcaatgtaaaacaaGTTGCATTGGataaagtaaagaaataaatCTGGCTAATACAGGAAAAAATGTATGGAAGGGTTAGAAGGcactttttatatgttttttttttaaggtaggGTAGGGGAAATATCTAAATGTGAAGGTGGGGTAAAATGGAAAGTGCCTGTCCCTTTACATTTATTCTTGGAATAGCCACATTTATTCTTGAAATAGTCAAGAATAAAAACTAGAAACATTGTTTCATTCAGCTAAATCCTTCCATGATTTCTAGTTCATCTGTTATAAGTTGAAACAGGAATAGACATTAACAGTTACTAAATGCAAGTGTTTAGAATTATTAAAGCACGAGTATACTGTGtagcaaaaaatatatttaaaaaatccagttCACCCCTATCCATAAAAAAAGTAAGGGTTTTTCTTTCAGAGGaatgtgcccccccccccccctatccTTCCTCTAAAAATTTTTAGCAACTTAATTTTTGAAAAGCCATTTAGAATTAATGTCTATCCCACTAAAAACAAGTTGTGAAATCAATGTTCAAGTGATAAAGAACAAGATTTAAATggtttatattacatgtacattgttttaaattttataacagTGAAACATTGGAAAAAAGCTTTCTTACTCCAACTCTGGATATGTATCATCTATATCAAGTACATCATCACTTTCTAAGTCTGTGCTATCTGACATGCAAGAGTTGTCATCACTAGAAACATCatcactttgaaataaaaaatatggatGTTGATACAGTTCACAACAGTCACCACTGCAATTACAATTTTGGGAACATATATCACaacataaa is drawn from Crassostrea angulata isolate pt1a10 chromosome 5, ASM2561291v2, whole genome shotgun sequence and contains these coding sequences:
- the LOC128182792 gene encoding uncharacterized protein LOC128182792 produces the protein MNFVVDAMSGYVVAAFMSLHSMNDMDDKPGSFPLFSLMNENQKTDWLYDQADLVMDVLGVKDTAYIDELNENIKQLDIDCNKLCEMKSATGFQCALCDKHYVTEGHFRNHLKKKHQWQFHESTLTKRSDSVVSSFIRMALLLVDSCDAYRMGDGERCLRNAKFEWMYAGALGHTKYKLWLWRYIAYIVAILSPKESFEYKWNICQNLMGGVDQNIPNDNCVELQIKKIKSQLNTQGSNKSFNSAKVVTMSTQVIDNMKQKLMQVNNTVRAGRKRPQVDKSVDIGRIAECVLKNGHGVVKDWPSFSKFKDPISKLDPKSLHQWMGTQKKIASKSLQ